One genomic window of Cupriavidus malaysiensis includes the following:
- a CDS encoding helix-turn-helix domain-containing protein has translation MSARITPTTVQGQACLRLKDATAYLGMATSSKPSVWRKVQSGVLHGLQDARGTWFVPVAELDRYLAQAADTSRVGPREAAELLGVSIFTVKAWAERGVLDGTQDDRGRWSFARKTVSAHARTLVEQREGLTTSEAVRLCGFGHATTLNAAVDRGEIRAFVDASGRRRFKQDELARFLAERAKLDPNVPGTMSSREAADVLGFAALSSVGWFAERGHLDRVRVGRYWRYPVKSVQAFKRQRDKQAQAKG, from the coding sequence ATGTCCGCACGCATTACCCCCACCACCGTTCAGGGCCAGGCCTGCCTTCGGCTGAAGGACGCCACCGCGTACCTGGGCATGGCCACGAGCAGTAAGCCGTCGGTCTGGCGCAAGGTCCAGTCCGGCGTGTTGCACGGTCTTCAGGACGCCCGGGGCACGTGGTTTGTCCCGGTCGCGGAGCTGGACCGCTACCTGGCCCAGGCCGCCGACACCTCGCGGGTGGGCCCTCGCGAAGCGGCGGAGCTGCTCGGCGTCTCCATTTTCACGGTCAAGGCCTGGGCGGAGCGCGGCGTGCTGGACGGCACCCAGGACGATCGGGGCCGGTGGTCGTTCGCACGCAAGACCGTTTCGGCCCACGCGCGGACCCTCGTGGAGCAGCGCGAGGGCCTCACCACGTCCGAGGCTGTCCGATTGTGCGGGTTCGGGCACGCCACGACGTTGAACGCGGCGGTGGACCGTGGTGAGATCCGTGCGTTCGTCGACGCCAGCGGCCGGCGCCGGTTCAAGCAGGACGAGCTGGCGCGATTCCTCGCCGAGCGCGCGAAGCTGGATCCCAACGTGCCGGGCACCATGAGCAGCCGGGAGGCGGCGGACGTCTTGGGTTTTGCAGCGCTGAGCAGTGTCGGGTGGTTCGCCGAGCGCGGGCACCTGGACCGCGTCCGCGTCGGGCGGTACTGGCGCTACCCGGTGAAGTCTGTCCAGGCGTTCAAGCGGCAGCGGGACAAGCAGGCCCAGGCCAAAGGCTGA
- a CDS encoding helix-turn-helix domain-containing protein, translating into MTTTAPSTPLTVKQAAQALGVSDGRVMQLLQSGVLTLMNPTTAQTRSKHHLDPARVEALRAQRAANKRDPAVVEARRLARIAERRRIDKLRQALARGLMTMADAARELGVSPQRAYQLVNAGRLPTVLIDGRRLVRREELDAVKARRARG; encoded by the coding sequence ATGACCACCACCGCACCGTCCACCCCTTTGACCGTCAAGCAGGCGGCCCAGGCCTTGGGCGTCAGCGACGGGCGCGTGATGCAGCTCCTGCAGTCCGGCGTGCTTACCCTCATGAATCCCACGACCGCGCAAACCCGCTCGAAGCACCACCTGGACCCGGCGAGGGTGGAGGCCCTGCGTGCGCAACGTGCGGCCAACAAGCGGGACCCCGCGGTCGTGGAGGCACGGCGGCTGGCCCGAATCGCCGAGCGTCGACGCATCGACAAACTGCGCCAGGCCCTGGCCCGCGGGTTGATGACCATGGCCGACGCAGCGCGCGAGCTGGGCGTTTCTCCCCAACGGGCTTACCAGCTCGTGAACGCGGGGCGATTGCCGACGGTGTTGATCGACGGCCGCCGGCTCGTTCGGCGCGAGGAACTCGACGCGGTGAAAGCGAGACGGGCACGGGGCTGA
- a CDS encoding helix-turn-helix domain-containing protein, whose protein sequence is MPEGLLTRRQVAQELGIVVQTVSYFIRRGALATVRHNGQSYVQRDSLESFRASRYSAARTTPTTLNGEADVLGLHDVMRLLGVNHRQVVDRLVREGRLKGTRPDGKLVVHRADLEAFMHEQPRRRGRKPVKN, encoded by the coding sequence GTGCCCGAGGGTTTACTCACCCGACGCCAGGTCGCCCAGGAGCTGGGAATCGTCGTGCAGACCGTGTCGTACTTCATCCGGCGCGGGGCACTGGCGACGGTACGGCACAACGGACAAAGCTACGTCCAGCGCGACAGCCTGGAATCGTTCCGCGCGAGCCGATACAGCGCGGCACGTACGACGCCGACGACGCTGAACGGGGAGGCGGATGTGCTGGGCCTGCACGACGTGATGCGGCTGCTGGGTGTTAACCACCGTCAGGTGGTCGATCGGCTGGTCCGCGAGGGGCGGCTCAAAGGTACCCGCCCGGACGGCAAGCTCGTCGTGCATCGCGCCGATCTGGAGGCGTTCATGCACGAGCAGCCACGTCGCAGGGGACGCAAGCCCGTGAAGAACTGA
- a CDS encoding lecithin retinol acyltransferase family protein: MSDDRTIRAGDHLWVQRFGYEHHGLASGPNTVIQYSGKDALWDTGVIEEVPMSAFAKDRKVRFVDHPDRLHGRLESVRRARQRIGEEEYNLVFNNCEHFVTWCIEDEHTSEQVNKMVRSMGTTAATAFMYRWYQTWGTQEVMGSTVRVAAQMMSAGRTASTVTSAVNAATAARAAASLAPTVSAALTLSAPAATTAIANGLTAAGLTGVVGGAGAAAVGIVSAPVSLPVVAVAAGVGLAVTAVSALWDSIFD; encoded by the coding sequence ATGAGCGACGATCGAACGATTCGCGCCGGGGACCACTTGTGGGTACAGCGCTTCGGCTACGAGCACCACGGGCTTGCCTCCGGGCCCAACACGGTCATCCAATATTCGGGGAAGGACGCGCTGTGGGACACCGGGGTGATCGAGGAGGTGCCCATGTCGGCCTTTGCCAAAGACCGCAAAGTCCGGTTCGTCGATCACCCGGATCGGTTGCACGGTCGCCTGGAAAGCGTTCGGCGCGCCCGCCAACGCATCGGCGAGGAGGAGTACAACCTCGTCTTCAACAACTGCGAGCACTTCGTTACGTGGTGCATCGAGGATGAGCACACGAGCGAGCAGGTCAACAAGATGGTCCGCTCGATGGGAACCACCGCCGCGACCGCTTTCATGTACCGCTGGTACCAGACCTGGGGAACGCAGGAGGTGATGGGTTCCACGGTCCGTGTGGCCGCACAAATGATGAGCGCCGGGCGCACGGCGTCGACGGTGACGAGCGCGGTGAACGCGGCCACCGCCGCACGTGCTGCCGCATCGCTGGCCCCCACCGTAAGCGCGGCCCTTACCTTGTCGGCCCCGGCCGCCACGACCGCGATCGCCAACGGGCTGACCGCTGCGGGCCTGACCGGTGTCGTTGGTGGCGCCGGCGCCGCTGCCGTGGGGATCGTGTCCGCCCCGGTGAGCCTGCCCGTCGTCGCGGTGGCCGCCGGTGTCGGACTCGCCGTCACCGCGGTGAGCGCGCTCTGGGACAGCATTTTCGACTGA